In Fusobacterium hwasookii, a single window of DNA contains:
- a CDS encoding RelA/SpoT family protein: MNNYWEQLLDKARANHLNLDFDKIKLALGFAEESHQGQYRKSGDDYIIHPVEVAKILMDMKMDTDTIVAGLLHDVVEDTLIPIADIKYNFGDTVATLVDGVTKLKALPNGTKNQAENIRKMILAMAETIRVILIKLADRLHNMRTLKFMKPEKQQSISKETLDIYAPLAHRLGMAKIKSELEDMAFSYLHHDEFLEIKRLVDNTKEERKDYIENFIRTIIRTLSDLGIKAEVKGRFKHFYSIYKKMYQKGKEFDDIYDLMGVRVIVDDKATCYHVLGIVHSQYTPVPGRFKDYIAVPKSNNYQSIHTTIVGPLGKFIEIQIRTKDMDDIAEEGIAAHWNYKENKKSSKDDNIYGWLRHIIEFQNESDSTEDFIEGVTGDIDRGTVFTFSPKGDIIELPVGATALDFAFMVHTQVGCKCVGAKVNGRMVTIDHKLKSGDKVEIITSKNSKGPSIDWLDIVVTHGAKGKIRKFLKDENKETVTKIGKDNLEKEASKLGMTLKEIENDPTLKKHMEKNNIPNLDEFYFYIGEKRSRLDILITKIKTSLEKERAASTLTIEEVLKKKEEKKKEGKNDFGIVIDGINNTLIRFAKCCTPLPGDEIGGFVTKLTGITVHRKDCANFHAMVEKDPSREIMVKWDENLIETKMNKYNFTFTVVLNDRPNILMEIVNLIANHKINITSVNSYEVKKDGDRIVKVKISIEIKGKTEYDYLINNILKLKDVISVER; this comes from the coding sequence ATGAACAACTATTGGGAACAGTTATTAGATAAAGCAAGAGCAAATCATCTAAATTTAGATTTTGATAAAATTAAATTAGCATTAGGTTTTGCTGAAGAAAGCCACCAAGGACAATATAGAAAGTCAGGGGATGATTATATTATCCACCCTGTTGAAGTTGCAAAAATTTTAATGGATATGAAAATGGATACAGATACAATTGTGGCAGGTTTATTACATGATGTTGTAGAAGATACATTGATTCCAATAGCAGATATAAAATATAATTTTGGAGATACAGTTGCTACTCTTGTTGATGGAGTAACAAAATTAAAAGCCTTACCAAATGGTACTAAGAATCAAGCAGAAAATATAAGAAAAATGATTTTGGCAATGGCAGAAACTATAAGAGTTATTCTTATAAAACTAGCTGACAGACTTCATAATATGAGAACATTAAAATTTATGAAACCTGAAAAACAGCAATCAATTTCAAAGGAAACTTTAGATATTTATGCTCCACTTGCTCATAGACTTGGTATGGCAAAAATAAAATCTGAACTTGAAGATATGGCATTTAGTTATCTACATCATGATGAATTTTTAGAGATAAAAAGATTGGTAGATAATACAAAAGAAGAAAGAAAAGACTATATTGAAAACTTTATCAGAACTATTATTAGAACTTTATCTGATTTAGGTATAAAGGCAGAAGTAAAAGGTAGATTTAAACACTTTTATAGCATATATAAAAAGATGTATCAAAAAGGTAAAGAATTTGATGATATTTATGACTTAATGGGAGTTAGAGTAATAGTAGATGATAAGGCAACTTGTTATCATGTTTTAGGTATAGTACATAGCCAATATACACCAGTACCTGGTAGATTTAAAGACTATATAGCAGTACCTAAATCAAATAACTATCAATCTATACATACAACAATAGTTGGACCTTTAGGAAAATTTATAGAAATTCAAATTAGAACTAAGGACATGGATGATATAGCTGAAGAAGGTATTGCAGCACACTGGAACTACAAAGAAAATAAAAAAAGTAGTAAAGATGATAATATCTATGGCTGGTTAAGACATATAATAGAATTTCAAAATGAATCTGATTCAACAGAAGATTTTATTGAAGGTGTAACAGGAGATATAGATAGAGGAACAGTTTTTACTTTTTCACCTAAGGGAGATATTATAGAACTACCAGTTGGAGCAACAGCACTTGATTTTGCATTTATGGTGCATACACAAGTAGGATGTAAATGTGTTGGAGCAAAAGTAAATGGAAGAATGGTAACTATTGACCACAAATTAAAAAGTGGAGATAAGGTAGAAATAATAACTTCTAAAAACTCAAAAGGACCAAGTATAGATTGGTTAGATATAGTTGTAACACATGGTGCTAAGGGAAAAATTAGAAAGTTTTTAAAAGATGAAAATAAAGAAACTGTAACAAAAATAGGTAAAGATAATTTAGAAAAAGAAGCTTCTAAATTGGGAATGACTTTAAAAGAAATTGAAAATGATCCTACACTTAAAAAACATATGGAAAAAAATAATATTCCTAACTTAGATGAATTTTATTTCTATATTGGAGAAAAAAGAAGTAGACTTGATATACTGATAACTAAGATAAAAACTAGTTTAGAAAAAGAAAGAGCAGCTTCAACCCTAACTATTGAAGAAGTTTTAAAGAAAAAAGAAGAAAAGAAAAAAGAAGGTAAAAATGACTTTGGAATAGTTATAGATGGAATAAATAATACTCTTATTAGATTTGCCAAGTGTTGTACCCCTTTACCAGGAGATGAAATTGGAGGTTTTGTTACAAAACTTACAGGAATAACAGTACATAGAAAAGATTGTGCTAATTTTCATGCTATGGTAGAAAAAGACCCTAGTAGAGAAATTATGGTTAAGTGGGATGAAAATTTAATAGAAACTAAGATGAATAAATATAATTTTACTTTTACAGTTGTATTGAATGATAGACCTAATATATTGATGGAAATTGTTAATTTGATAGCTAATCATAAAATAAATATTACATCTGTAAACTCTTATGAAGTAAAAAAAGATGGTGATAGAATAGTAAAAGTAAAAATATCAATAGAAATTAAAGGTAAAACAGAATATGATTATTTAATAAATAATATTTTAAAATTAAAAGATGTTATTTCTGTTGAACGTTAG
- a CDS encoding hemolysin family protein, translated as MDTYLNVLILVILILLSGFFSASEAALSAYRSNYLEKLDEEKNPKKYAVMKKWLKDPNAMLTGIVIGNNIVNILTSSIATVVIVNYFGNKGSSVALATAIMTILILIFGEITPKLMARNNSAKIAETVSVTIYVLSIILTPVVYCLIFISRLVGRIFGVNMTSPQLMITEEDIISFVNVGNAEGIIEEDEKEMIHSIVTLGETSAKEVMTPRTSMLAFEATKTINEVWDEIIDNGFSRIPIYEETIDNIIGILYVKDLMEHIKNNELDLPIKQFVRSAYFVPETKSIIEILKEFRGLKVHIAIVLDEYGGVVGLVTIEDLIEEIVGEIRDEYDDEDESFFKKLADNEYEVDAMTDIETINKELDLDLPISEDYESLGGLIVTTTGKICEVGDEVQIDNIYLKVLEVDKMRVSKVFISILDEVKEEE; from the coding sequence TTGGACACGTATCTGAATGTGTTGATATTGGTAATTTTAATTTTATTATCAGGATTTTTTTCCGCATCTGAGGCTGCATTATCAGCTTATAGATCTAATTATTTAGAAAAATTAGATGAAGAGAAAAATCCTAAGAAGTATGCAGTGATGAAAAAATGGTTGAAAGACCCAAATGCTATGTTAACAGGTATAGTAATTGGTAATAACATAGTTAATATCTTAACTTCATCAATTGCAACTGTTGTAATAGTTAATTATTTTGGGAACAAAGGTTCATCAGTAGCATTAGCAACTGCAATAATGACTATATTGATTTTAATTTTTGGTGAGATAACTCCAAAGCTTATGGCTAGAAATAATAGTGCAAAAATAGCAGAGACAGTTTCAGTAACAATCTATGTTTTGTCTATTATATTAACTCCAGTAGTATATTGTCTGATATTTATATCAAGACTTGTAGGAAGAATATTTGGAGTAAATATGACAAGCCCACAACTAATGATAACAGAAGAAGATATAATTTCTTTTGTAAATGTTGGAAATGCAGAAGGTATCATTGAAGAAGATGAAAAAGAAATGATACATTCAATAGTAACTTTGGGAGAAACAAGTGCTAAGGAAGTTATGACACCAAGAACTTCAATGCTTGCTTTTGAAGCCACTAAAACAATAAATGAAGTTTGGGATGAAATAATAGATAATGGATTTTCAAGAATACCTATCTATGAAGAAACAATTGATAATATAATAGGAATCTTATATGTTAAAGACTTAATGGAACATATAAAAAATAATGAATTAGATTTACCTATTAAACAATTTGTAAGATCAGCTTATTTTGTTCCTGAAACAAAATCTATTATAGAAATTTTAAAGGAATTTAGAGGTTTAAAAGTCCATATAGCAATAGTTTTAGATGAATATGGTGGAGTTGTTGGGCTTGTAACTATAGAAGACTTAATAGAAGAAATTGTTGGTGAAATAAGAGATGAGTATGATGATGAAGATGAAAGTTTCTTTAAAAAATTAGCTGATAATGAATATGAAGTAGATGCAATGACTGATATAGAAACAATCAATAAAGAGTTAGATTTAGATTTACCTATATCAGAAGATTATGAAAGTCTAGGTGGACTTATAGTTACAACCACAGGTAAGATTTGTGAAGTTGGAGATGAGGTTCAAATAGATAATATTTATTTAAAAGTTTTAGAAGTTGATAAAATGAGAGTTTCAAAAGTCTTTATAAGCATTTTGGATGAGGTAAAAGAAGAAGAATGA
- the tgt gene encoding tRNA guanosine(34) transglycosylase Tgt — MKLPVTYKIEDKDGKARAGVITTPHGEIETPVFMPVGTQATVKTMSKEELLDIGSEIILGNTYHLYLRPNDELIARLGGLHKFMNWNKPILTDSGGFQVFSLGSLIKIKEEGVYFSSHIDGSKHFISPEKSIQIQNNLGSDIVMLFDECPPGLSTREYIIPSIERTTRWAKRCVEAHKNKDSQGLFAIVQGGIYEDLRQKSLDELSEMDEHFSGYAIGGLAVGETREDMYRILDYIVEKCPEEKPRYLMGVGEPVDMLNAVESGIDMMDCVQPTRLARHGTVFTKDGRLVIKSERYKEDTKPLDEECDCYVCKNYSRAYIRHLIKVQEVLGLRLTSYHNLYFLIKLMKDAREAIKEKRFKEFKENFIQRYEGK, encoded by the coding sequence ATGAAATTACCAGTTACATATAAAATAGAAGATAAAGATGGAAAGGCAAGAGCAGGAGTGATAACAACTCCTCATGGAGAAATAGAAACACCTGTTTTTATGCCAGTGGGAACACAAGCTACTGTAAAAACTATGTCAAAAGAAGAATTACTTGATATAGGTAGTGAAATAATTTTAGGAAATACTTATCATCTTTATTTAAGACCAAATGATGAATTGATAGCTAGATTAGGAGGACTTCACAAATTTATGAATTGGAATAAACCAATTCTTACTGATAGTGGAGGTTTTCAAGTTTTTAGTTTAGGTTCACTTATAAAAATAAAAGAAGAAGGGGTATATTTTAGTTCGCATATAGATGGTTCTAAACATTTTATATCTCCTGAGAAATCTATACAGATACAAAATAACTTAGGTTCTGATATAGTAATGCTTTTTGATGAGTGTCCACCAGGTCTTTCAACAAGAGAATATATAATTCCTTCAATAGAAAGAACTACAAGATGGGCAAAAAGATGTGTTGAAGCACATAAAAATAAAGATAGCCAAGGACTATTTGCAATAGTTCAAGGTGGAATATATGAAGATTTAAGGCAAAAAAGTTTAGATGAATTAAGTGAGATGGATGAACATTTTTCTGGTTATGCAATAGGTGGACTTGCTGTTGGTGAGACAAGAGAAGATATGTATAGAATACTTGATTATATTGTAGAAAAATGCCCAGAAGAAAAACCTAGATATTTAATGGGAGTTGGAGAACCTGTTGATATGTTAAATGCAGTTGAAAGTGGTATAGATATGATGGACTGTGTTCAACCAACTAGACTTGCAAGACATGGAACAGTTTTTACAAAAGATGGTAGGCTTGTTATAAAAAGTGAAAGATATAAGGAAGATACAAAGCCATTAGATGAAGAATGTGATTGCTATGTATGTAAAAATTATTCAAGAGCTTATATAAGACATCTAATAAAAGTACAGGAAGTTTTGGGACTTCGTTTAACATCTTATCATAATCTATATTTTTTAATTAAACTTATGAAAGATGCAAGGGAAGCAATAAAAGAAAAAAGATTTAAAGAATTTAAAGAAAATTTTATACAAAGATATGAAGGAAAATAG
- a CDS encoding DUF502 domain-containing protein → MRLKKNFYTGLLMILPVVITYYIFNWLFNLAFRIINNTAIIKVLKKLVYFGFGEKADAFYIQMLVYIVAALIIVSSITLLGYMTKLVFFSKIIKKATDVLERIPIIKTVYSTSKQIIGVVYSGDGESVYKKVVAVEFPRKGIYAIGFLTADKNTALKEFLADKEIVNVFVPTAPNPTSGFLLCMPKEDVHPLNMTVEWAFKLIVSGGYITEELVKEKEEKITE, encoded by the coding sequence ATGAGATTAAAGAAAAATTTTTACACTGGTTTATTAATGATACTTCCAGTTGTAATAACATACTATATTTTTAACTGGCTTTTTAATTTAGCATTTAGAATAATAAACAATACTGCAATTATAAAAGTCTTAAAAAAATTAGTTTATTTTGGCTTTGGAGAAAAAGCAGATGCTTTTTATATACAAATGCTTGTATATATAGTAGCAGCATTGATAATAGTTTCATCTATAACTTTACTAGGTTATATGACAAAATTAGTTTTTTTCTCTAAGATCATAAAAAAAGCAACAGATGTTTTAGAAAGAATACCAATTATAAAAACTGTATATTCAACATCTAAGCAAATAATAGGAGTTGTATATTCAGGTGATGGTGAAAGTGTATATAAAAAAGTTGTAGCAGTTGAGTTTCCTAGAAAGGGAATATATGCTATTGGTTTTTTAACAGCAGATAAGAATACGGCATTGAAAGAATTTTTAGCTGACAAAGAAATTGTTAATGTATTTGTACCAACAGCACCAAATCCAACTTCTGGTTTTCTATTATGTATGCCAAAAGAAGATGTACATCCACTTAATATGACTGTTGAATGGGCATTTAAACTGATAGTTTCAGGTGGATATATAACAGAGGAATTAGTGAAAGAAAAAGAAGAAAAAATAACAGAATAA
- a CDS encoding tetratricopeptide repeat protein — MAMNKKTVVVLGLSILISGCLNASKEKNYNFIKGLNEYQKNDKVSALENYKKAYEVDKNNVVLLNEIAYLYVDLGNYEEAEKYYKKALEVKPNDENSLKNLLELLYLQNKRTEMEKYIPMVIDRNSFIYNLNNFRLAILENDEDKVEKSLLNISSNNRFLEEYNESFYIDLASVAGLSDNTIKYSNIIFEKAYKKYSSKNKDIVKIYANFLIEIKEYRKAEDILMKYIVNNEDNLDEYALLKKLYTQENNKQKLENLKKILRNKM, encoded by the coding sequence ATGGCTATGAATAAGAAGACAGTAGTAGTCTTAGGACTGAGTATTTTAATTTCAGGTTGTTTAAATGCTAGTAAAGAAAAAAATTATAATTTTATTAAAGGTTTAAATGAATATCAAAAAAATGATAAGGTTTCTGCCTTAGAAAATTATAAAAAAGCTTATGAAGTAGATAAAAATAATGTAGTTTTATTAAATGAGATAGCTTATTTATATGTTGATTTAGGAAATTATGAAGAAGCAGAAAAATACTATAAAAAAGCTTTGGAAGTAAAACCTAATGATGAAAATTCTTTAAAAAATTTATTAGAATTACTGTATCTTCAAAATAAAAGAACAGAAATGGAAAAGTATATTCCTATGGTTATTGATAGGAACAGTTTTATTTATAATCTCAATAATTTTAGGTTAGCTATTTTAGAAAATGATGAAGATAAAGTTGAAAAAAGTTTGTTAAATATAAGTTCAAATAACAGATTTTTAGAAGAATATAATGAAAGTTTTTATATAGATTTAGCAAGTGTTGCAGGATTATCAGATAACACAATAAAATATTCTAATATTATTTTTGAAAAGGCCTATAAAAAATATTCAAGTAAAAACAAAGATATAGTTAAAATCTATGCCAATTTCTTAATAGAAATAAAAGAATATAGAAAAGCAGAAGATATTTTAATGAAATATATTGTTAATAATGAAGATAATTTAGATGAGTATGCTCTTTTAAAAAAATTGTATACACAAGAAAATAATAAACAAAAATTAGAAAATTTAAAAAAGATTTTAAGAAATAAAATGTAA
- the radB gene encoding RadB family lipoprotein translates to MKKGIFAVLILAASMAMVACTNNSSATEGATGENDAFKALEKRREYYKAQDKERAKLEAEAKKAEEKAMKETVNKVETTTEQVVTEEAVTVDEAVTVDEAEARKAEEKAMEEAAKAKAAAEKEALKILEKKRKSN, encoded by the coding sequence ATGAAAAAGGGAATTTTTGCAGTTTTAATTTTGGCAGCTTCTATGGCTATGGTAGCTTGTACTAATAATTCAAGTGCTACTGAAGGAGCAACAGGAGAAAATGATGCTTTTAAAGCATTAGAAAAGAGAAGAGAATACTATAAGGCTCAAGATAAAGAAAGAGCTAAATTAGAGGCAGAAGCTAAAAAAGCGGAAGAAAAAGCTATGAAAGAAACTGTGAACAAAGTAGAAACTACTACTGAACAAGTAGTAACTGAAGAAGCAGTAACAGTTGATGAAGCAGTAACAGTTGATGAAGCAGAAGCAAGAAAAGCAGAAGAAAAAGCTATGGAAGAAGCAGCAAAAGCAAAAGCAGCAGCTGAAAAAGAAGCTTTAAAAATATTAGAAAAGAAAAGAAAATCAAATTAA
- the mgtE gene encoding magnesium transporter: MEEIIELLEQNRLAELKEILIKENPIDVADVFEEFPKEKDLIIFKLLPKDFSSEVFSYLSPEKQQEVIENITDEEIKFIVEDMYLDDTVDFIEEMPANIVDKILKNTSNDKRKLINQMLKYPENSAGSVMTVEYISFKDNYTVKQAIDYYRKVAIDKEETDICFVTDSKKKLVGIISLKTLILSNDDSYIKDEMDDNFVSVLTKDDQEEIAALFRKYDLTTMPVVDHEDRLVGVITVDDIVDVIDQENTEDIQKMAAMNPSDEEYLKESVMSLAKHRILWLLVLMISATFTGLVIKRYEDILQSAVYLAVFIPMLMDTGGNAGSQSATLVIRGIALEEIEFSDIFKVIWKEFRVSVLVGFILSAVNFLRIYYFTKSGLETSLVVAISMFLTVIMAKVIGGVLPLIAKSLKIDPAIMASPLITTIVDTAALIIYFQLSVIFLHI; encoded by the coding sequence TTGGAAGAAATAATTGAACTGTTAGAACAAAACAGATTAGCCGAACTAAAAGAAATCTTAATTAAGGAAAATCCAATAGATGTTGCGGATGTGTTTGAGGAATTCCCCAAAGAGAAGGACTTAATTATATTTAAGTTATTGCCTAAAGATTTCTCATCAGAAGTTTTTTCTTATTTATCTCCTGAAAAGCAGCAAGAAGTTATTGAGAATATAACAGATGAAGAGATAAAATTCATTGTAGAAGATATGTATCTTGATGATACTGTCGATTTTATAGAAGAAATGCCAGCAAATATTGTGGATAAGATATTAAAGAATACATCCAATGATAAAAGAAAATTAATAAATCAAATGTTAAAATATCCAGAAAATTCAGCTGGAAGTGTTATGACTGTGGAATATATATCTTTTAAAGATAATTACACAGTAAAGCAAGCAATAGACTATTATAGAAAAGTTGCAATAGATAAAGAAGAAACAGACATTTGTTTTGTAACAGATAGTAAAAAAAAGTTGGTAGGAATAATATCATTAAAAACTTTAATTTTATCTAATGATGATTCATATATAAAAGATGAGATGGATGATAATTTTGTAAGTGTTCTAACAAAAGATGACCAAGAAGAAATTGCAGCACTATTTAGAAAATATGACTTGACTACTATGCCAGTTGTAGACCACGAAGATAGACTTGTTGGAGTTATAACAGTAGATGATATAGTCGATGTAATTGACCAAGAAAATACAGAAGATATACAAAAAATGGCAGCTATGAATCCATCTGATGAAGAATATTTAAAAGAATCTGTAATGTCACTTGCAAAACATAGAATACTATGGTTATTAGTTCTTATGATTTCAGCAACATTTACAGGTCTAGTTATAAAAAGGTATGAAGATATATTGCAATCAGCAGTTTATCTTGCTGTGTTTATTCCTATGCTTATGGATACAGGAGGAAATGCAGGTTCTCAATCAGCAACTCTTGTAATTCGTGGGATAGCTTTGGAAGAAATAGAATTTTCAGATATATTTAAAGTTATATGGAAAGAATTTAGAGTAAGTGTTTTAGTTGGATTTATATTGTCTGCAGTTAATTTTTTAAGGATTTATTACTTTACAAAATCAGGTTTAGAAACATCATTGGTTGTCGCTATAAGTATGTTTTTAACAGTGATAATGGCAAAAGTTATAGGGGGAGTTTTACCACTTATAGCAAAATCTTTAAAAATTGACCCTGCTATTATGGCAAGTCCACTTATTACAACAATAGTTGATACAGCAGCACTTATTATATATTTTCAATTATCAGTAATATTTTTACATATATAG
- a CDS encoding N-acetylmannosamine-6-phosphate 2-epimerase: MNKILESIKGKLIVSCQALEDEPLHSSFIMGRMAYAAHVGGAGGIRANTVEDIREIKKNVSLPIIGIIKKVYDNCNVYITPTMKEVESLIDEGVQIIAIDATKRERPDKRELKDLITEIKEKYPNQLIMADVSSVDEALYAEKIGFDIVGTTLVGYTEYTKNYKALEELEKVLKVIKIPVIAEGNIDTPLKAKKALELGAFAVVVGGAITRPQQITKKFVDEMEKI; this comes from the coding sequence ATGAATAAAATTTTAGAAAGTATCAAAGGAAAGCTAATAGTTTCTTGTCAAGCATTAGAGGATGAACCTCTTCATAGTTCTTTTATAATGGGAAGAATGGCATATGCAGCCCATGTTGGCGGAGCAGGTGGAATTCGTGCAAATACTGTTGAAGATATAAGAGAAATTAAAAAGAATGTATCTTTACCAATAATTGGAATTATAAAAAAAGTTTATGATAATTGTAATGTCTATATCACTCCAACAATGAAAGAAGTTGAATCTTTAATAGATGAGGGTGTTCAAATAATTGCTATTGATGCAACTAAAAGAGAAAGACCTGATAAGAGAGAATTAAAAGATCTTATAACTGAAATAAAAGAAAAATATCCTAATCAACTTATTATGGCAGATGTCTCATCAGTTGATGAAGCCTTATATGCTGAAAAAATTGGTTTTGATATAGTAGGAACTACTCTTGTTGGTTACACTGAATATACAAAAAATTATAAAGCTTTAGAAGAACTTGAAAAGGTTCTTAAAGTTATAAAAATTCCAGTAATTGCTGAAGGAAATATTGATACTCCTTTAAAAGCAAAAAAAGCACTTGAACTTGGTGCTTTTGCAGTTGTAGTTGGTGGAGCAATAACTAGACCACAACAAATAACAAAAAAATTTGTTGATGAAATGGAAAAAATATAG
- a CDS encoding adenine phosphoribosyltransferase yields the protein MDLKKYVASIENYPKEGIIFRDITPLMNNGEAYKYATEKIVEFAKNHDIDIVVGPEARGFIFGCPVSYALGVGFVPVRKPGKLPREVIEYAYDLEYGSNKLCLHKDSIKPGQKVLVVDDLLATGGTVEATIKLVEELGGVVAGLAFLIELVDLKGREKLSKYPMITLMQY from the coding sequence ATGGATTTAAAAAAATATGTAGCATCAATAGAAAATTATCCAAAAGAAGGAATAATATTTAGGGATATAACACCACTTATGAATAATGGAGAAGCATATAAGTATGCAACAGAAAAAATAGTTGAATTTGCAAAAAATCATGATATTGATATAGTTGTAGGACCAGAAGCAAGAGGATTTATTTTTGGTTGTCCTGTATCTTATGCTTTAGGAGTAGGTTTTGTACCAGTTAGAAAACCAGGAAAACTACCTCGTGAAGTAATAGAATATGCTTATGATTTAGAATATGGTTCAAATAAATTGTGTTTACATAAGGATTCAATAAAACCAGGACAAAAAGTATTAGTAGTTGATGATTTACTAGCAACTGGTGGAACAGTTGAGGCTACAATAAAATTAGTAGAAGAATTAGGTGGAGTTGTAGCAGGTTTAGCATTTTTAATAGAGCTTGTTGATTTAAAAGGAAGAGAGAAATTAAGTAAGTATCCTATGATTACATTAATGCAATATTAA
- a CDS encoding N-acetylneuraminate lyase yields MKGIYSALMVPYNEDGSINEKGLREIVRYNIDKMKVDGLYVGGSTGENFMISTEEKKRVFEIAIDEAKDAVHLIAQVGSINLHEAVELGKYVTKLGYKCLSAVTPFYYKFDFSEIKDYYETIVRETGNYMVIYSIPFLTGVNMSLSQFGELFKNEKIIGVKFTAGDFYLLERVRKAFPDKLIFAGFDEMLLPATVLGVDGAIGSTYNVNGIRAKQIFELAKNSKIAEALEIQHTTNDLIEGILSNGLYQTIKEILKLEGVDAGYCRKPMKKISQEQVEFAKELHKKFFKN; encoded by the coding sequence ATGAAAGGAATATATTCTGCATTAATGGTTCCATATAATGAAGACGGAAGTATTAATGAAAAAGGTTTAAGAGAAATTGTAAGATATAACATTGATAAAATGAAAGTAGATGGACTTTATGTAGGTGGAAGTACTGGAGAAAACTTTATGATTTCTACTGAAGAAAAGAAAAGAGTTTTTGAAATAGCAATAGATGAAGCAAAAGATGCTGTACATCTTATTGCTCAAGTAGGAAGTATAAACCTACATGAAGCTGTAGAATTAGGAAAATATGTAACAAAATTAGGTTATAAATGCCTATCTGCTGTAACACCTTTTTACTATAAATTTGATTTCTCTGAAATAAAAGACTACTATGAAACTATAGTTAGAGAAACAGGAAATTATATGGTAATATATTCTATTCCATTTTTAACTGGGGTTAATATGTCTCTTTCTCAATTTGGTGAATTATTTAAAAATGAAAAAATCATAGGAGTAAAATTTACTGCTGGAGATTTCTATCTTTTAGAAAGAGTTAGAAAAGCTTTTCCAGATAAATTAATATTTGCTGGTTTTGATGAAATGTTGTTACCAGCTACTGTTCTTGGTGTAGATGGTGCAATTGGAAGTACATACAATGTAAATGGTATAAGAGCAAAACAAATATTTGAGTTAGCTAAAAATTCTAAAATAGCTGAAGCTTTAGAAATTCAACATACTACTAATGACTTAATAGAAGGTATTTTATCTAATGGTCTATATCAAACAATAAAAGAAATCTTAAAACTTGAAGGTGTAGATGCTGGTTATTGTAGAAAACCTATGAAAAAAATTAGTCAAGAACAAGTTGAATTTGCAAAAGAACTTCATAAAAAATTTTTCAAAAATTAG